Sequence from the Eriocheir sinensis breed Jianghai 21 chromosome 63, ASM2467909v1, whole genome shotgun sequence genome:
TTTTAAgcgtgaaagggagggaaagaggagaaaaagaggaagaattgttGCTCTGTTTTGGATCACTTGTTGTTATTGCGTTGAAAGATTGGCtccgtttcttctctcctttttctcccttctgttatgtttcatgttttttcttatctttgttttattctattttgtttcttctcttttaatcttttttttttctcttttcctttcttgctctgtttgttttctgttccttctatttcctttcctttttcctttatttcctttattttctttattttcttcgcttctcttctctctctctctctctcagggaaggACAAACAAAGAGTTCATATTTCAGCATAAAATTATATTAGTATTTTACACGGATATTATACACACTTTATAACATTTAAAATTTTTTGGTAAATAAATAACATTCTCTCAATTAACAATATTTCACGATGCTTCTTTTTTTAAGTTCTGACAACCTTTTTTGTTTATacgtatgtaatatatataaggGCGGCGCGGACCCTCTTGGGCAAgccggagggggggaggggaaagggatcgAAGACCATTCATAAAAAAGTTTGGAGTCACTCGAGAATTAAGGTCcaaaaacaacaaatacaagTCTGAATAATACGATCTGAATCTGTTTTTTAGGGTGGTATAAAGGATTGGATTCTCTTTAATTAGGATCTGCACAGAGGATCGGATTCCCTTTACGTCGTGTTGGATCCCCCGTCCGGCTGCGTGAAGAGGGTTCGGCCACTAGAGGGAAGGATCACATTCACGTCACTCGCTCAGGGTACAGAATAAAAGGGCACGAAAACACACGCTGGCAACGGTTCTGGAGTCTAtggttgtatctctctctctttatcacgtTCACCGTCTCGTCACTGTTGAGGCGgattctcactttctctcacatATCACTGACGAAAATGACAATGACACTGGTTATGtttttttggtgatttttttgttttgtttgtagtTTGTAGTATATTTAtagacctttctttcttcctatacaCAGGTGAACATTGAAACATAGATTGTCCAATGAAACACTATATTGCAGGCttagtgtgtggtggtggtgatggtgatgggatggtgatggtgaaggtgatggtgatggtgatggtgatagtggtggtggtggtggtgatgatgatgatggtgatgatggtgatgttcaGCTGCGACCAATGACAAAAATTAATGCGTGAGATGTGGCaatgatttatatttttttctatatatacttaAATgattagatatatatatttttttatttatatttctatatgtattttatttgtgCTTGATATCGAGGAACGGAGAGGATACACAGACCTCGAGGTTCACAATTAAAAAATCTGATTAATAGGCATTTAAACGCTTAAAAGTTGAATATACACACTGGAAAAACGTTCCCTGcagaaagacaacaacaacaagaacaacaacaacaacaacaacaaagatgaCCGATTGCCAGATGCCACAACACGGGGTCCACACGGCTTCCCTGGACAAGGAGTTACTCTCTCCGACAGCCTCGCGTCACACCCACGGAAATTTGTACACAGAATCAAGAACTCACAGGCATATAGAGTCATAAGGCGATTTTGTACCGTTAAGTCCAAAGATTGGCAACGAGCCCCGCGGCGGGTCCCCGGCACCCCCCGGCCCGGGGAGGCTGCCATCAGGGACTTGGTTACGAGGAAATGCTTAAATGAGATCTTTGGCGAGTATTGGGAATATAGCGGCctgagggggcggggcggggcggggtggggcggggcggggcggggccgggaGGGGCAGGAGCGGGATGCTGCAGGCAGGCTCGTCACCATCTTTGCGCCACCCTGGACCGTCGACACGACGGGCGTGAGGACCTCCCTCTGGGGGCCGCCCTGGGACCTCTCCCTGGGGCCTTCCTCTCAGGGGCTCCACTCGCAGGGCCGTGAAGGAGACGCTGGCCagagcaccgccgccacgaggccgccgccgccacggCAGCGATCGCCGTGGCGGTGAGGTCCTGGCGGCCAGTGCTCCGGCGGTCACGCCTGTCACGGGGCACTGCCGGGGCGGATACCACCTGGGGGAGTGTCACCCTGAGGAGCGTCCCTCCAAAGGCACCAACCATTGCCCTGTGGGGCTTCCATCCCCGGGGACCCCCCACCCGCCGGGCTACAACCCCGGGGGAGGCGTCCACCATGGGGAGGCAGTAACAGCCAGGGGGCCACCCGCGAccgagagggggaaagaggacaagtgagagaagaggaccccggggggagagatagatagatagatagatagagagagagacagacagacagagagacagagaaggcaaTAGCCAGCTCAGGGACTCAGTAGAACAGTAATTCTCTAGCTTTCGCACGTTTACTCtcacgtagaaaaatataaattaaagtTGACAGCTAAAGACACAGTAAAGACGAGGAACACAAATCACATCCTAACACCACACGGCATCCGAATATTAGAAAATAACGAGTGAGGAGCACAGCCGGGTCAGTGACGTCACATGCAGCTTGACCAATGACCTCACAGCCAGATCAGGGACGTCAAAGGCCGTGACCAGTCCCAGGCGTTCCCGCCGGCGATGCCACCGATCCCTGGCGGCGGAGGCGACGACTCAGTGTTGTCTCTTCTGCTGCCGGGCCCAGGACGCCTTCGCCTGGTCGGGGCGTGGGCGAGGAGACCCGTGCTGCACGGGCCCCGCTGctccgggggggagggggggatggcaCTGACACTTGACACAGGTGAGGATATGGCACGGCAAGAGTGGCACAGGGGGTCACGGGGCACCGGGGTCAAGGTTGGGCCGCTGGGTCAGGGGGGGCGGGGAGTCCATACCCACGCTCACCCACACTTCAATATACAAATATAGTGGATGGGTGGGGCGGGGCTCACGGGCGGCCGACGGGTTACTGGTTAATGAAGGAGTTACAGGGGGCGCGGGGGGAGGCCAACCACGCCCGCCATGCCCGCCGCCACGACCCGCCCATAAAGCTTAGTTAAAGCTTGTAAAAAATGTCTTATGAGGTGAGAATGTGTGGCGAGCTGTTCACACCGTCGTCACCACCGCGCCCACcacgtgctgctgctgctgctgctgctgctgctgttgttgttgctgctgctgctgctgtgttgaCTGCTGCGCCTGCGgctggggctgctgctgctgctgctgcaggtgcTGGGGTGGGTGCTGCGGAGGCTGggcggtgctgctgctgctcgGCGGTGGCGGCGCTGCTCCGGGCGAACTGCCACTCACTTTTTTTAGTTTCTGCTTGAGGTGCACCTTGGCGTGCCGCTTCTTCTCGTCGGAGCGTGCGAACTTCCGGGAGCAGATGTCGCAGCAGAAGGGCTTCTCGCCCGTGTGTGTGcgaatgtgtgtggtgaggtggtcGGAGCGCGAGAAAGACCGCATACATATCCGACACTGGAAGGGCTTCTGACCAGTGTGGATACGGATATGTCGAGTCAGCTCGTCGGAACGAGAGAACCGACGGTCGCAGTTCTCGACGGGGCAGGCGTAGGGCCGCTCGTGCACCGGCGTCTTGCTGGGCCGATTGGGGTACTTGCGCGGCTTGACGGGGATCAGCTTGAGAGGCACCTGCGTGGACTGGTACACCTGCGTCAGGATTTCGTGGCCCTTGCTGGTAGACTGGTTGTACTCGGCCAGGTTGGCGGCGTCGGAGTACACCGGTTCCTGCTTGGGCACCACAACGCCCGAGGGCCCCGCGACAGGCTCCGCCACGCCCCCGACGCTGAACACTTGCGTGAACTGTGTCGGGTACTGGAACTTGGTGCTGCCCACCATGCCGCCCCGCCCGAAGTCCACCTGAGACGCCCCCGCCTGGCCCACTCCGGCcagctgttgttgctgttgctgctgttgttgctgctgttgttgttgtgcttgttgTTGTGCTTGTTGCTGTACTTGTTGTGCCTGCTGTtgcgcctgctgctgctgctgtggctgAGGCGGCTGTGGCGGAGGGGGCTGCTGCGGCGCACCCGGGAGGGACAGCTGAGGGGGCTGCTGCAGCTGTCCGGCAACCACCGACGTCGAGGTGACGACGGCCGTCGAGGAACACGGAGGGTACGTAAGCGGCTGCTTCAGCGCCGCCGCCGGCTGTGCATCGAAGGGCGGCAGCAGGTCCGCGGTGGAGATGTTGATGGCCGGCAGCCGGTCGTCATAGCCGGAGAAGGAGGGCGCCAGGGTGACGGGGGGGTCAGGCAGCACCTGCTGGCTGCTGCTCACCGGCTGCGGCAGGAAGCCAAGGAAGGGCGTGAAGACGGTCTTCTCGTGCGGGGGGTTGGGGAACAGCCAGGCGTTGAGGGTGGTGGGCGAGGGCGTAGTAACCTGCGGCCCTCCGAGGCCCGTCGAGGGCGGCCCCGTGGTGAAGGAGCCGCGGTACTGCAGCTTCTGGCCCTCGCCCGCCTGCGCGCCGCTGCTCGTCGCCGAAGCGGGCGGAGCGGGCGCGGCAGCCTGGTGGGGGAACATGGTTGCGTCGCCGCCTACACTCTCCCCCGGGGACTGGCAGGGGCTACCCAGTCCCACGGGAGAAGGTATTCTGGGGCTGGCGGCGACCTCCTGAATCTCTTGTTTGACGGCCTCGTGCTGCACCGGGGTGGAGGccggggtggggtggaggtggtggtgggtgacctGCTGCGGGAGGGCGGCGGGGGAGGACGGGTCCGCCACACTCGCCGGGCTGGGCTGCTCCTCCACGCTCCCCACCGACGCTGCAACACAAGAAACACAACATGAGACACGAGGCGACACTTCACAAGGCGGCACACATGTAATCATAGCAACACGCTGCGGGGGGGGGGGCACCCCACAGCTGGTGCACCTTGTGGCGCACGTGGCTTTTTGATACCCTCCCCAAAACAACCGAGCGGGGGACAGggcagggcggggagggagggggaggagggcatGAGAGGCCAGCATGGCAGCCATGAATGACAGGCACCGTTGTCGTGCATGACTGCATTCagacattttctctttctttcctcctcgccgCCATGACCTCCGCCCCGACGCCGTGCCCTGGCCGACGCCCGGGGCCGCGGTGCTTGCCTGTCATCTAATCACCACAAGCCAACACGGCGCGGCTCTGTTTACAATGGCCTGCCCGACGGCCGCCCCGCGTTGATCAGGTGGCGCTGCGCCGCCAGCCTGATCGTGGTGTGTGGTGGAAACGTGTGATTATCCTGTTGCTCCAAACCATATTTTATTACCGCTTTCAATTGGATTAACCAGTCCACGTGTTGGCAAGCTCCCTTGCCTCAACCGacgccccttccccctcctttaccCTACCTCTATACcaacctcccccctctccccctttccccatctcccctcttGCCCTCACCCTCACAGTAAGCACCCAGCCACCCTCATGGTATGTCTGcaccctgcccttcctcccccaccctgGCACCTCTTCCACGCCGCTGCCTCGCCCTCTCCGCCGCTCTCCCCAGCACCTTCCTCGCCAGCCTTCAGACGCTTTCCACCCCGCTGTGCCCAGGACGCAGCGGGGGACAGACACCCTTGACACGCAGGGCACAAGGGCGAGTCTGCCGTGTGCCGGGGCGTGCGGGAGTGAGCGCAAGGGAGCACAAAGCATCGCGCGACGGTCATGCTTATCCTTCTCATTTTTCGACATCATCAAGTTTTACAGTCCGCGTCAAACTCCTCCTCTAGTTGTGTCTGGCGTGGCACCGGGTGTGGCGGGGTGctcgggggaggagggagaggggaggggatgctAGAGGAGACAGTGGGGGACTGGGTTCTTCTAGGTGGGGATGGTgaatgggagaagaggagtaaagaagagatagaggagatcTTAGGTGACCTGGTGTACTTGCGAAGGCGGTGAATGGAAGAAGAGTGAAGTGAAGTAGAAGTGGTGGAtagaagagaagtggaaaaagaagaaaaaaagaggaataaaaaaagatatgaagaatgattagaggggagaggaaagagtgccctaaaaataataaaatggggagaaaagaggaatgaaaaaggggGTGAAAGAAATGATCAGGGGAGGTAAAGGGTGCcacatgggaggaaggagagtcacGCCGGGGGTTTGGGTGACCGGGGGTGAAGAGGTGCAAGTAATGGGGTGACGGTTGTGCCTCCAGACGTTTAGGGGGAGGTCGGGGATGAGGTCAGGAGCTGGGAAGGAAAGATTGTGTCATTGGCTTTTCCGGCGCAGGTATGACCCACTCAGGTGAAaggtaagtatgtgtgtgtgtgtgtgtgtgtgtgtgtgtgtgtgtgtgtgtgtgtgtgtgtgtgtgtgtgtgtgtgtgtgtgtgtgtgtgtgtgtgtgtgtgtgtgtgtgtgtgattaagtcCGACACACGACAAGCCATGCAGTCTCTCGAGTGCCCCAAGCACctgttttattctcctttccttcctccttttttccctttcctctgtttactcctctttcctcttttgttccctttcctctacttttctctccctctccctttcttcttttctcttttacccctccctctttttttttctctcctcttttcactttACAAAACGCAGACGTGAGAGATTCCTTCCGTGTTTCCCTTctacttttatttcccttttatgACGCGACAACGTGGAGGAATCTTCTTCGTGTTCCCCTCCTGCTGTTTTTATGTCcaggtctctctgtctgtctgtctcaccaaCGGAAAACATGGCGTAAGATTAGGTTTTAGTGCGTGGAGTGAGAGTGACAGAGTGAAAGATGGCAGGGGCAGGCAggggtggggagatggggagagggaagggaggtggtgaGAGGTGGACAGGGGAAAGATAAGGGATGATGTAGGGGAGTGGGGAGTTGAgggcggagagggaggggggagggagagggggagggagggggggaggggtactTGTCCATGTGTTATGTTGATTGttgtgtatggtggtggtggaggtggtggtggtggtggtggttgtctgaGGTGTAAAGAATCAAGCACATGGGGGCTGCCACTTCacctaaagcacacacacacacacacacacacacacacgcccagacACCACGATTTGCATGTGTCCCTGAAAGTGGTTGTCGcctgaagtctctctctctctctctctctctctctcccggctcAGCGCCACGCCTCATTTAAGCGCTTGTCTAGGAATGTCGAACTTGACGAGTGGAATTGTCGCTTTGTTGTTATTATCCttgttatcatcaccatcatcatcgtcattatcatcaccactgtttgttttcattattctcaCCAGCGTTATTCTTTTTCGTCGCCGTCTTTCTCGTTCCGGCAATCATTCCAATCTTACTTATTTCATCACCTTCATTTGTTTATCTTTCCTTTATATCTGTACCCGTCGTGGCGCACCCGAGCGTTTCACTTGtttaaataatgatgataataataacagggaGCCTCGTGTGTTGCTAGCctcgaggggggaggaggaggaggaaaagaagaagaagaagaagaagaagaaggaggaggaggaggaagaagggaaggacaaggacaagTAGTACAGATAAAAACAAGGACTGGATtatactttttctctccctttcttcctctcgtatcTTAATTTTCGCATTTCCGTAAGAcgcctcctttattccctccctcctttcctccctccctccctccgtgcctCCGCCGTCTCCTCCACACTTGAGGCCATTCAGCCCATCATGTTCATTGTCTCAGCCTGACCGCGGAGGCACGTGGTCGCATGTCATTAGGTAGTAACGCTGTGAAGGGGGCTCAAAGGCGGCGGGGGAGTgggtggcggggcgggggagTGGATGTTGGGTGAGTGGATGTTACTAGTGTGTGGAtgcttgggtgggtgggtgaagtgGATGGCTGGGTGGTTGAGTGGGTTAGTGGGTTGGTAGTTCATGGATGCTGGGTTGGGTGGAtgcgtgggtggatgggtggatttTTAGGGGTGGGTGGTTTGCGTGTGGAGTGATGAGCTGAATGAACGGGTGGATGGTAACCGGAGGAAGAAGTTTACTAATGGATGGGATGGAATATGAGTggcagaatgaatgaatgagagtttgaaggaatgaaggaatgaatgagagcttgaatgaatgaaggaaggaatgagagtttgaatgaatgaaggaatgaatgagagtttgaatgaatgaatgaatgaatgaatgagagtttgaatgaatgaaggaaggaatgagagtttgaatgaatgaaggaatgaatgagagcttgaatgaatgaaggaatgaatgagagcttgaatgaatgaatgagagtttggatgaatgcatgaatgagagtttgaatggatgaatgaatgagagtttgaatgaatgaatgaaggaatgaatgagagtttggatgaatgaatgagtctgaatgaatgaataactgagtgaaagaaaagaaggaaggaaggaatcactgaacgaatgaatgaatgaatgagaatgaatgaaagaagaaaagagagagaatgaatgaatgagtgaatgagtgaatgaaagcaAGAATGAATGACGAGGAGAGTGAACTATTTGGCggagtggctgactgaatgaatggcCATATGTTTTGCTGATGGGCTggcggagtgagtgagtgagtgagtgagtgaggaagggcatGAGAGTTACCGACTAGTTGAGtggctgaaaaaaaaatgtgaatgtacgaatgatgtgtgtgtgtgtgtgtgtgtgtgtgtgtgtgtgtgtgtgtgtgtgtgtgtgtgtggttga
This genomic interval carries:
- the LOC126986871 gene encoding early growth response protein 1-B-like, which encodes MIMDGIDPMSAAAIAEHSAMSFSLVSFDTFDKGGDCLQSASVFDRPSEDLNTPVTTSEMPTFFHTVEPLEEPEPPPITASVGSVEEQPSPASVADPSSPAALPQQVTHHHLHPTPASTPVQHEAVKQEIQEVAASPRIPSPVGLGSPCQSPGESVGGDATMFPHQAAAPAPPASATSSGAQAGEGQKLQYRGSFTTGPPSTGLGGPQVTTPSPTTLNAWLFPNPPHEKTVFTPFLGFLPQPVSSSQQVLPDPPVTLAPSFSGYDDRLPAINISTADLLPPFDAQPAAALKQPLTYPPCSSTAVVTSTSVVAGQLQQPPQLSLPGAPQQPPPPQPPQPQQQQQAQQQAQQVQQQAQQQAQQQQQQQQQQQQQQLAGVGQAGASQVDFGRGGMVGSTKFQYPTQFTQVFSVGGVAEPVAGPSGVVVPKQEPVYSDAANLAEYNQSTSKGHEILTQVYQSTQVPLKLIPVKPRKYPNRPSKTPVHERPYACPVENCDRRFSRSDELTRHIRIHTGQKPFQCRICMRSFSRSDHLTTHIRTHTGEKPFCCDICSRKFARSDEKKRHAKVHLKQKLKKVSGSSPGAAPPPPSSSSTAQPPQHPPQHLQQQQQQPQPQAQQSTQQQQQQQQQQQQQQQQQHVVGAVVTTV